A genomic segment from Drosophila miranda strain MSH22 chromosome 3, D.miranda_PacBio2.1, whole genome shotgun sequence encodes:
- the LOC108159416 gene encoding pneumococcal serine-rich repeat protein isoform X1 yields the protein MDLSLERDSSALGSLFQQIINDMKNTSPLWDDFVAKASKLHTCLRAAIQAIAAYLDAFQKIADAATNSRGASKEIGTALTRVCLRHKAVETRLKTFTSAIMDCLVQPLQDKIEDWKRTVATIDKDHAKEYKRCRSELKKRSSDTLRLQKKARKGQTDGLQSLMDSHMQDVTLRRAELEEVEKRSLRAAMVEERLRYCSFVHMLQPVVHEECEVMSELGHLQEAMQSIALVTKEPSVLPQASEELIHDAKASINLYPESPGGGSGSQGGGCSNSLGSRKSSVCSISSMNSSGSSNSPGHHHYPRSLSQFVTPAIRLKPGESSDSGFCSSPALTTQVSNATNQTANVSTWPPHSQDVVDTLPPTADRPHTISTAYEKGHQRPPLTVYTFQNPETIHESGSGNGINNGSVAPSNGQPSSGQTTPATQKSPAASLSRPPLPVKPAHVRCSSLERPLSAQSNHRQGSGSGGLLQRQCPSPIPAHITKELSAAHHAQQQQQQLQQQQSPPTYVNMSELANMAALKLTNHQQQQQQQQQQQQQQKPTPPPLQQQSSIDSICSQHSNDSSGSHQLLQQQQQQQAPHAAQHHATRSHSISSTASSLHSHPSIDSTVACGSLVGQHTHSTSTNTNTTSPSSGSSTPQNHYSPLLTNSPTSTAAGTPSGSSISTGTGTGAGLGFVYQVSSPTPPTSEVQVQVLKITEQAGSQPPASAEDTDERSRASVLQKASMFEKQAAAVAAAAGSVSPPVPATGPSPAAAAPSAGGPKRSEAEQQEMDKSFEDSIKALNNLIGELDSFQREIDEGKGKQNSNSNSSNNNLTTSSSSSENNNLPPVCIGSTASTTSTSTTNIDLCGISNQTNSSGCGTDMSDTTSEELAGEEGGHLMDPTLAEARRRERELLGASDSELSRCYVSETSSLTGGLTAGGYENPTFAHFVASASRDDPYNGGSGSEGRSLYAPASVSVSADSISLAASDSICLSGQPRHAYVDTCSDSGSAVVVIYDHQIPNTPDIEFVKQNSEIVLLRTKDPQVQSQLQLYEMRELQQLPSNLAGSPDSPDSGSGKALPPATATVAPAKQRLSSFRASSEQQLQLLGRGSPQRGKANHVDQPPQQQQPAQGTVSDNSSLPVEPPVMRRQLPPKPTSLCLSLFNGTGTGTGSGSGSGTGTGSNQPPSVADKPLIPRKSDFKADLDAKIRRQKQKVQQQIQQQQQQQQKQQQTPQQPLQQQQQQQQQQQHSPQSHQTRNCNVTNGPAAAVVIASASDPILSPHPYQNQNQNHRMPSQNQTTATSNHKQYQTPQAAATATSKTSASPPSATIANPALSSLSPRGGLPQPSSSSSSLPSSASASTNSTSTNALAPLPVATATATATAPCRPPPSAPPPAHPYVCSSNAANPQANHQANTNTNSTANANANASLKPGITPRPASLSGGAGGGLGGAGGSTRIARRSSINQAKPPPPVRRSSSVTPSPNASVGHATHLQLQHNTPLSSSSEHLPPPPAFMLESMSSAPPVAMPSSALKVSETVRALAAMRHQPASPGTLRRIQQQQQQHQQQQQQQQQYQPPLQSVHNSPMNDDPSYEAYYDSYMDLQAYAHALANGQQQQPGQQMPPPLPPPNQQRFNHQQQQQQQQYHPQQCYPQQQQQQQHVAQKPPTPPVYHAPPAPPPTADATFRTSSPAAGGGGGGGIYAQPKLVNSMSSFRTSSPSPNGHGHGHAHPLPPTQPKANPNLIAQLNARLNSKQQQQQQHHQQQHASEGIYGNQQQPGGESIYTRSGLSMSQPQQQQHYDAAAPILSMRQAQQQQQQYQHLQQQHYTCPPPLEDPPPPPIYSAGASATMPKKMARPHAGQSAASQLSAYAAGSATATLPKNMMQQQQRLQQQLQQQQQQHQQYQQPAGMGNGNGHVNQRPQLPLPQQQMQQQQQQKLRAAQQQHLAEQQQQQQQQQRQPPIPSRHSSVQQKIFVSTNPFIQTTAVKFHSPSASPTCGSPVTGSGSVSSASIYATTARGNHHQQQIHHPQQQQHQQQQQQHYYREVAGGNSNGGAAYYNHNNAHGHGHANANAHANVHAHAHMSHAQAHHPNFVTSTNIEKTGSIRAKTKAEFLENLNAKLAKQGMSGRAFAVRNLINSKALMYQNPQNLSRPSAQYRRPPTYPNTTTTTSTTATTTTATGTGTGTGHCDEQC from the exons ATGGATCTAAGTCTGGAACGCGATAGCTCTGCTCTGGGGAGTCTGTTCCAACAGATTATCAATGACATGAAG AACACCTCTCCACTGTGGGATGACTTCGTGGCAAAGGCCAGCAAATTGCACACATGCTTGAG GGCTGCCATACAGGCAATCGCCGCCTATTTGGATGCCTTCCAGAAGATAGCCGATGCGGCCACCAATTCCAGAG GCGCCTCCAAGGAAATTGGCACCGCCCTGACCCGGGTCTGCCTGCGCCACAAGGCAGTGGAGACCCGCTTGAAGACCTTCACCAGCGCCATTATGGACTGTCTGGTGCAGCCGCTGCAGGACAAGATCGAGGACTGGAAACGCACCGTGGCCACCATCGACAAGGACCATGCCAAAGAATACAAGCGCTGCCGGAGTGAGCTGAAGAAGCGCTCCAGCGACACGCTGCGGCTCCAGAAGAAGGCCCGCAAGGGCCAGACCGACGGCCTCCAGTCGCTGATGGACTCGCACATGCAGGACGTGACCCTGCGCCGGGCCGAGCTGGAGGAGGTGGAGAAGCGTTCGCTGCGAGCGGCCATGGTGGAGGAGCGGCTGCGCTACTGCAGCTTCGTCCACATGCTGCAGCCGGTGGTGCACGAGGAGTGCGAGGTGATGTCTGAGCTGGGACATCTGCAG GAGGCCATGCAGTCCATTGCTCTGGTCACCAAGGAGCCCAGTGTCCTGCCGCAGGCCTCCGAGGAGCTCATCCACGATGCCAAGGCCAGCATCAATCTCTATCCGGAGTCGCCGGGCGGCGGATCCGGCTCCCAGGGCGGCGGCTGCTCCAACTCTCTGGGATCCAGGAAGAGCTCTGTCTGCTCCATCAGCAGCATGAACAGCAGCGGCTCCAGCAACTCTCCGGGCCATCATCACTATCCGCGCTCCCTGTCGCAG TTTGTAACGCCCGCAATTCGCTTGAAACCTGGTGAATCCAGTGATAGTGGCTTTTGCTCATCGCCAGCTCTAACAACAcag GTCTCGAACGCAACGAACCAGACGGCAAATGTGTCGACATGGCCGCCACATTCCCAGGACGTGGTGGACACCCTCCCGCCCACGGCCGACCGACCGCACACCATTTCCACGGCATACGAGAAGGGTCACCAGCGCCCGCCACTGACTGTCTACACGTTCCAGAACCCAGAGACCATCCACGAGTCCGGGAGCGGCAACGGGATCAACAATGGATCGGTGGCCCCATCCAACGGACAGCCATCGTCGGGCCAGACCACACCGGCCACCCAGAAGTCTCCGGCCGCATCGCTCAGTCGTCCGCCTCTGCCAGTC AAGCCGGCCCATGTG CGCTGCTCGTCGCTGGAGCGTCCGCTGTCGGCGCAGAGCAACCACCGTCAGGGCAGTGGAAGCGGCGGCCTGCTGCAGCGTCAGTGCCCCTCACCGATACCGGCTCATATCACGAAAG AGCTGTCCGCAGCACATCatgcacagcagcagcagcagcagctccagcagcagcagagtcCGCCCACATACGTTAACATGTCCGAACTGGCCAACATGGCGGCCTTGAAGCTCACtaaccaccagcagcagcagcagcagcagcaacagcaacagcagcagcagaagcccACGCCACCgcctctgcagcagcagagctCCATTGACTCGATCTGCTCGCAGCATTCCAACGACTCCTCGGGCTCCCATCAGCttctacagcagcagcagcagcagcaagcgcCTCACGCTGCCCAGCACCATGCCACACGCTCCCATTCCATATCCTCGACGGCCTCGTCGCTGCACTCGCATCCATCGATCGACTCGACGGTCGCTTGCGGCTCCCTCGTGGGCCAGCACACCcacagcaccagcaccaacacGAACACCACCTCGCCGTCCAGTGGCAGCTCCACGCCCCAGAACCATTACTCGCCCCTGTTAACCAACTCACCCACGTCCACTGCCGCAGGTACGCCCAGTGGAAGCAGCATCAGCACGGGCACGGGTACCGGCGCCGGACTGGGATTCGTCTACCAGGTCAGCTCGCccacgccgccgacgagcgaGGTGCAGGTGCAGGTGCTCAAGATCACCGAGCAGGCGGGATCGCAGCCGCCGGCCAGTGCCGAGGACACGGACGAACGGTCGCGTGCCTCTGTCCTGCAGAAGGCCTCCATGTTCGAGAAGCAGGCGGCAGCCGTGGCAGCAGCGGCCGGTAGTGTGTCGCCTCCTGTTCCGGCCACGGGTCCATCCCCTGCGGCGGCCGCCCCAAGTGCCGGGGGACCGAAGCGGTCCGAGGCCGAGCAGCAGGAAATGG ACAAATCTTTCGAAGACTCAATCAAAGcattaaataatttaattgGCGAACTAGACTCGTTTCAACGTGAGATTGATGAGGGCAAGGGCAAGcagaacagcaacagcaacagcagcaacaacaacctgACAAcgagtagcagcagcagcgagaaCAACAACCTGCCCCCCGTCTGCATCGGCAGCACCGccagcaccaccagcaccagcaccaccaaCATCGATTTGTGCGGCATCAGCAACCAGACCAACTCCAGCGGCTGCGGCACGGACATGTCGGACACCACCTCCGAGGAGCTGGCCGGTGAGGAGGGGGGCCACCTGATGGACCCCACGCTGGCGGAGGCCAGGCGGCGAGAACGAGAGCTTCTGGGCGCCAGCGATTCGGAGCTGAGTCGCTGCTATGTGAGCGAGACGAGTTCGCTGACCGGCGGCCTGACAGCGGGCGGCTACGAGAACCCCACGTTCGCCCACTTTGTGGCGAGTGCGAGCCGCGACGACCCCTACAACGGGGGGTCGGGCAGCGAGGGGCGCTCCCTATATGCGCCCGcctccgtgtccgtgtccgcgGACAGCATCTCGCTGGCCGCCTCCGACAGCATCTGCCTGTCGGGGCAGCCGCGGCACGCCTACGTGGACACCTgcagcgacagcggcagcgCCGTCGTAGTGATCTACGACCACCAGATCCCCAACACCCCGGACATTGAGTTCGTCAAGCAGAACTCGGAGATAGTCCTGCTGCGCACCAAGGACCCCCAGGTGCAGTCGCAGCTGCAGCTTTACGAGATGCGcgagctgcagcagctgccCTCGAATCTAGCCGGATCCCCGGACTCGCCGGACTCGGGCAGTGGCAAGGCGCTCCCGCCGGCAACAGCAACTGTGGCGCCCGCCAAGCAGCGACTCTCCTCGTTTCGCGCCTCCagcgagcagcagctgcagctgctcgGACGCGGCAGCCCGCAAAGAGGTAAAGCAAACCACGTCGATCAGccgccccagcagcagcagccggcaCAAGGGACAGTCAGTGATAACAGTAGCCTCCCAGTAGAGCCTCCTGTGATGCGGCGACAGCTGCCCCCAAAGCCCACCAGCCTCTGCCTGAGCCTTTTCAATGGTACAGGTACAGGTACGGGgtcgggttcgggttcgggtacgggtacgggttcGAATCAGCCTCCCAGTGTGGCCGACAAGCCATTGATACCCCGAAAGTCAGACTTTAAGGCCGACTTAGATGCCAAAATACGcaggcagaagcagaaggTTCAACAGcaaatacagcagcagcaacagcaacagcagaagcagcaacaaacGCCACAGCAGccactgcaacagcagcagcagcagcagcagcaacaacaacactcACCACAGTCGCACCAAACCAGAAACTGTAATGTCACTAATggcccagcagcagccgttGTTATTGCATCCGCATCAGATCCAATCTTGAGCCCGCATCCataccaaaaccaaaaccaaaatcaTAGAATGCCAAGCCAAAATCAGACAACAGCAACATCCAATCATAAGCAATACCAGACGCCCCAAGCAGCTGCGACAGCAACATCAAAAACATCAGCATCTCCTCCATCTGCAACAATAGCAAACCCAGCATTATCATCATTGTCACCTCGCGGCGGTCTGCCAcagccatcatcatcatcgtcatcattaccatcatctgcatctgcatccaCAAACTCCACATCGACAAACGCTCTTGCTCCGTTGCccgttgccactgccactgccactgccactgccccctGCAGACCACCACCATCAGCGCCACCACCCGCCCATCCATATGTGTGCTCCTCGAATGCCGCCAACCCCCAAGCCAACCATCAAGccaatacgaatacgaattccactgccaatgccaatgccaatgccagtcTCAAGCCAGGCATTACGCCCAGGCCGGCCTCGTTGTCGG gaggagcaggaggaggattAGGAGGAGCAGGTGGCTCAACGCGGATCGCACGTCGTTCGTCCATCAATCAGGCCAAGCCACCGCCGCCAGTGCGACGCAGCTCCTCGGTGACACCCAGTCCCAATGCTTCGGTGGGG CACGCGACGCATCTGCAGCTGCAACATAACACACCGCTAAGCAGCTCCAGCGAGCATCTACCACCGCCGCCAGCCTTTATGCTGGAGTCCATGTCCAGCGCTCCTCCAGTGGCCATGCCGAGCTCCGCTCTTAAGGTGTCGGAGACGGTGCGAGCCCTGGCAGCCATGCGGCATCAGCCGGCATCGCCTGGTACGCTAAGACgtatacagcagcagcagcagcaacaccagcaacaacaacaacagcaacaacaatatcAACCCCCACTGCAG TCAGTGCACAACTCCCCCATGAACGACGACCCGAGCTATGAGGCCTACTATGACTCCTATATGGATCTGCAGGCCTATGCTCATGCCTTGGCCAatggccaacagcagcagccgggccAGCAGATGCCACCACCCCTGCCACCGCCCAACCAGCAACGCTTTAATcatcaacagcaacagcaacagcagcaataTCATCCACAGCAATGCTatccacagcagcaacagcagcagcaacatgtGGCACAAAAGCCGCCAACGCCACCTGTCTACCACGCCCCACCAGCACCACCGCCTACAGCGGATGCC ACGTTCCGCACCTCGTCACCGGCCGCAGGCGGAGGAGGCGGTGGGGGCATCTATGCCCAACCCAAGCTGGTCAACAGCATGTCCAGCTTCCGCACCAGCAGCCCAAGTCCcaatgggcatgggcatgggcatgcgCACCCACTGCCACCGACACAGCCCAAGGCGAACCCGAATCTAATTGCACAGCTGAATGCACGACTCAacagcaagcagcagcagcagcagcagcaccatcaacagcagcatgCTTCCGAGGGCATCTACGGCAACCAGCAGCAACCTGGAGGCGAGTCGATCTACACGCGGAGCGGCCTGTCCATGTCCcagccgcaacagcagcaacactATGACG CAGCTGCCCCAATCCTGAGCATGCGACAggctcagcagcagcagcagcagtaccaacatctgcagcagcagcattacACGTGCCCGCCTCCACTGGAGGAtccgccaccgccacccaTTTACAGTGCCGGAGCATCGGCCACGATGCCCAAAAAGATGGCACGCCCCCATGCTGGCCAGAGTGCGGCCTCTCAGTTGAGTGCCTATGCAGCAGGTTCGGCCACGGCTACGCTCCCAAAAAACatgatgcagcagcagcaacgtttacagcagcagctacaacagcagcagcagcagcatcagcaatACCAACAGCCGGCAGGCAtgggcaatggcaatggccaTGTAAATCAGCGTCCACAGTTGCCTCTTCCCCAGCAGCagatgcagcaacagcagcagcagaaactgaGAGCAGCTCAACAGCAACATTTGGcggaacagcaacagcagcagcagcaacagcagcgccagcCACCCATACCGTCGCGGCACTCGAGTGTACAGCAAAAGATATTCGTGTCAACGAATCCATTCATACAAACTACGGCCGTCAAGTTCCATTCGCCCTCAGCCTCGCCCACTTGCGGCTCGCCCGTAACTGGATCTGGGTCTGTATCCTCGGCTAGTATTTATGCCACAACGGCGCGTGGCaatcaccaccagcagcaaATACATCatccacaacagcagcagcatcaacagcaacagcaacagcattaTTATCGCGAGGTTGCTGGGGGCAACAGCAATGGCGGCGCTGCTTACTACAACCACAATAATGCCCATGGCCATGGCCACGCGAATGCGAACGCCCATGCCAATGTCCATGCCCACGCCCACATGTCCCATGCCCAGGCACATCATCCAA ACTTCGTCACAAGCACAAATATCGAAAAGACTGGCAGCATTCGGGCCAAGACCAAGGCCGAGTTCCTCGAGAATCTCAACGCGAAACTGGCCAAGCAGGGCATGTCCGGCCGCGCATTTGCCGTGCGAAATCTCATCAATAGCAAGGCCCTG ATGTATCAGAATCCACAAAATCTATCGCGCCCCAGTGCTCAATATCGTAGACCTCCCACCTATCCCAACACCACTACCACGACCAGCACAACCGcaaccacaaccacagccactggcactggcactggcactggccacTGTGATGAGCAGTGCTAA